From the genome of Candidatus Neomarinimicrobiota bacterium, one region includes:
- a CDS encoding isoprenylcysteine carboxylmethyltransferase family protein — translation MLRLVIFVIGSAGIVWISWPTLRNPRSHGFYRFFTFESLLALILLNLVYWLREPFSAMQIISWLLLTLSSVLAVQGFYLLYVSGKPVGGFEHTTTLVKRGVYKYIRHPLYASLLWLGWGVFFKDPSLIGGILVLAVSASLIATAKAEEAENLRRFGADYASYMKSTRRFIPFLF, via the coding sequence ATGTTGAGATTGGTCATTTTTGTTATCGGGTCGGCGGGAATCGTCTGGATTTCATGGCCTACCTTGCGCAATCCGCGGTCTCATGGCTTCTACCGGTTCTTTACCTTTGAGTCCCTCCTTGCCCTGATCCTGCTCAACCTGGTCTATTGGCTGCGGGAACCGTTTTCCGCCATGCAAATCATTTCGTGGTTACTGCTGACGCTCTCATCAGTCCTGGCGGTGCAGGGATTTTATCTGCTATATGTGAGCGGGAAGCCAGTAGGCGGGTTTGAGCATACCACCACCCTCGTCAAGCGGGGCGTCTATAAATATATCCGCCACCCCCTTTATGCGTCGTTACTGTGGCTGGGATGGGGCGTGTTCTTCAAAGATCCTTCGCTGATCGGCGGCATCCTGGTTTTAGCTGTCTCTGCCAGCCTGATTGCCACGGCCAAGGCCGAAGAGGCTGAGAACCTGCGCAGATTTGGTGCAGATTATGCCAGCTATATGAAATCGACCCGCAGGTTCATTCCATTCCTGTTTTAG